Below is a genomic region from Fischerella sp. PCC 9605.
CTGCCACTTCTTTTTCTGAAACCGAAGTACTTTATATCCGAACTCAACTGTTCGCTTTGGCTTATGAGTATGCTTAAAGGTAGGCGTTTCTAGCTTGGTATGGGAATGGCGATCGCAAACTTGGTTCCCTAGCAGAAGATAAGATTTTTCTCATCATTCAAAAACACTGCTCAGTAACTATATTGATGAGTCAAACAATCTTCTTGTACTATAGAGCCTCCTACAGAAATTTTTTTGCAACATAACCATAATAAAACCGTGGTTTGTGAAAGTTAACCACGGTTTTGAATTGTTAAACTTTACTTTTTACCAGTGCTAACAGATGCTTAATCACGGCTATTTAGAGCGATTAGCAATCGTAAGATGAAGATGAAAAGGTTGATGTAAGTCAAGTACATCGACAAAGCCGCAGGTAGGTACTGATCGTTGCGGTAGGTGCGTGGCAGGATGTAAAAATCGACTACAGATACCCCAACAAACAGAAATACACCTAAACCAGAAATGCCTATTTCTAGCCAACCTGGGGTATAGACGCCAAACAAAGCAAATAAGAATTGCAACAAACAGACAACAACTAAGGCGATAATGCCCAGATTGATGGTTTTTGTCAAAGCCATGCCATCATCGTCAGAGAGATTTGAACCAATCTGACGGGCGACAATAAAGGTTATACCACAACCGAGAGCTGACAAAGTAATTCCTTGAATGCCTACACCCTCTGTTCTCAGCGCCACAAATACCAAGCCACTCAGGGTATATCCAGACAAAAGGCTGTAGGTTGCAAGCATTGGCAGTGCAACGCTGTTTTTGCCTTTTTCGGCGACGTTTCGGGCAACAAAGAACAGAATTAATTCCAATACAACCGCACCGATAAAGGTGGGAAAGAAAAGTCCGGGGTTAGCACGGATAACTCCCAAACCGCCGTAGGTTCCTACTGCTGTTAATACCAAACCGCCTCCCACGTAAGGAAGGGCGTTGGCAATTACATTTGGCCCTACCAGGGCGTGAGTTTTAGCCTCACGGATAGCGTCACGGAAGTTACTACTACTGCTCATATTTCACAATTCGCCTTTGTATGACAATATTGCTGACTATTCTCATTTTTATCCATATTTTCAGCAAAAACGCCAGTATGTGACTACTTTTGCTGTTCACTGTTTGAGTGGAGATAGGGAACGGGGAACGGTATTAGGGTAGTCACCAATTTCATACTGATTTTATTTCTATGTGCCAAACTTAAGCATTGTTGAGTTCTGAACTTAGCAGCCTGAAATGTTCAATGCTATTCTATGGCGATCGCCCTATGCCAAAATCGCGACTCAAATACAAACTCCGAAAAGAGAACAAAAGACGCTGAATTTTATCTTTGCACGGAGAGCAAGTGAAGTGCAAGTTTACTTTTATTAACTAATTTGTATGATACTGAGAAGAATTTCAATGAAATATTCTATTACTGGAATTGCTGCGATCGCAGCTTTATTACTAACTCAAGGTTGCTCGTCAGTTGTTAAATCTGGAGAAACTTCTTCCCAGGGAAACACAACGGCACAAATCGATCGTGATGGGCACTCAAACAATAACCACGGCGGACACTCGAATGAACAAATGCATCATGATGGGCATTCAAATAATCACCAAAGTGATAAATCAACTATCACTGAAGCAAAATTAACTGCTCCTAAAAATATTGTTCCCAATCAATCCGTGCCTTTGGTTATTGATATTCAAGACTCTCAGGGAAAATCTGTCACCAAATTTGAGACATTTCAAGAAAAATTGATGCACTTAATCGTTGTTAGTGATGACCTGAAATTTTTCGATCACTTACACCCAAATTACAAAGGTAATGGGCGTTTTGAAGTTAATGCTAATTTTCCTGAACCTAATAATTACACTATTTTCGGCGATTACAAGCCCTCTGGGATAGATGAACGGGTTAATGTTATGAAGCTAACAGTTCCCGGTTCAACTCCACTCCCTCAAGATTTGGCAAAATATAGTAATACTAAAATATTACCTGATACCAAGATAAACTTGAATTTTTCTCAGCCAAATCTTAAAGCTGGTCAAGAAGTCACCTTGAAGTTTGATTTAAACGAAGCTACTAATAATCAGCCTATCAAGGATTTAAAGCCATACTTGGGAGAAAAAGGACATTTAGTCATTATCAAAAGTTCTTCTCCGTTAACTGTATCTGATTATATTCATGCTCATGCTCTCAAAAATTCTCCTGATGGGCAAGTGCAGTTTGTAACTAGCTTTCCCCAATCAGGGACATACAAACTTTGGATGCAGTTTAATCGCAATGGCAAAGTTAACACTGCTGATTTTTGGGTAAATGTGCAATAGGTTAGTAGATAGTTAGTGGTTAGTAGTTAGTAGTTAGTAGTTAGTAGGGGCGTTTTTGGGTAATTATGTTTCAGACACATATTCCCGATTTCTTAGAGGATACAGCTGGCGAATCAAGGGTATCATCCCTCATTGAAAGATTTTTCGTCATTCCATCAGATGTAGAGACGCGAAATTTCGCGTCTCTACAAACCAATTTTGCACCACTTGCAACAGCCCCAGTCGGAGGTTCTTGTTGAGAATTGTGCAAAATGTCAACTACATCAAAATAAGTCAGGAAAGTGCACAATCATCATAGAAGTTTTGGGATGGGAACGGGCGATCGCCTCTGGTTCTCTTCCCAAAGCGGGTTGACCGAAATGATGGGTACTTTCAACCAAGATCAATAGGTCGTTGGTTTTCAGCGATGCTGAGATTTTTCTGGTTGGATTTCCCTGTACTTGTTGGATCGGAAATTCGCTGTTAACAAACACAGATTGCAGGTCGTAGGAAGGTTTTGTTGGTTCAAGAAAGACCTGCATAACTTGCACTGGAGACTTAAGTGCTTCTGAAAGAATTTTCGTTAAACCGAGAGTTTGGCGCAGTGCGTTAGCAGAAATTTTGCGATCGCTCAAAGCTAAAAACACTCGTTGGGTATTCTCAATTGGCTGAGAAAAACGAGTAATCAGTACGGGTACTGTTGACCGGCGCACGATATTGTCGATTACACTACCGAAGAAATTTTCTCGGTAGGTCGAATAACCTTTCCAACCACAAATTACCAGACTAGCATCTCTTTCTTGTGCCGCTCGCAAAATGCCTAAATCAATAGAATCATCGATACGACCGATGGGTTCAACGCTAGTAACAGCAGCGTGAGCAAGGGTTTCGGCGACCTCCAGCAAGCGTTTTTGTTGTGTCTTTGCTGCTACGGCAACAAATCCATTTTTGTCTGAGATGATCACATGCAGTGGCAATAAAGTGCCGTTCCCGTGTTTGGTAAGGATAATTGCCAAATTTAGTAAGTTATCCTCTGTGTTGGGGTTAGCAACCGGGACTAAAACCCGATTTGCCAAATTATTTACTGTAACCGCATTCTCCAATTGTTCTGAATTAGAAGTAGCAGTATGGGCAGGTTCTTGCTGAATTTTTCTTCCCCAACGCTCGGTAATCCAGGGAGACATAACACAGCTTACCAGTATCATTCCGATAATTCCATTCACTGTCACCTCATCCACAAGCTTGATGTCAAAAGCGACTGTGATCGCTGCTAGCGTTGAAGCTGCTTGGGCAACTGAAAGCCCAAACATCACCATCGTACTGGGAATTTTCCAGTTAAATATCTTTGCCGTTCCCCAAGCTGCCAGAAACTTACTAGCGATTTCTGCTGCAATCATCACCACAGCAACCAAAATCCCACGGGCGTCTTTGACGAGGATGAGGGGATTCACTAACATTCCCACAGAAATGAGGAAAAATGGCACAAACAGTGTATTGCCGATAAACTGAATCCGATTCATCAAGGGACTCATCTGGGGAATAATTTGAGTAATCGCTACCCCAGCCAAGAATGCCCCTACAATCGGCTCAATTTCAATTAAATTAGCAATATAAGAAACAATAAACAGAGCCGCTAACACAAACAAAAATTCTGCCCCTTCGTCGTGTCCAAAGCGGCGAAAAAACCAACGCCCGAGATTCGGTACTCCCCAGAGGGTAGCAAAAGTATAGATAGCCAAAGATGGAATCAAAAATAACCAAAAACTGATTGTTAAATTACCCTGGTTAGCTTTCACCACAATTGCTAGTACCAACAGTGCTAGCACATTTGTGATTAGCGTACCTCCCAGCGTTGCTGTCACAACCTGATTCCGCATAATCCCCAGCTTGGAGAGAACAGGTAAAGCCAAAAGCGTATGGGAAGCAAAACAAGACGCCACTAACACCGATGCTAAAAAGCTATATCCCAAAGGCAACATAACTGCTGTACCTACGACCATTGGAATTGCAAACGTTGCCAGTCCAAAGGTCAAAGCTTTATTAGCGTTGCGTTTGAGGTCGTCCAAACTAGTTTCCAGTCCACCCAGAAACATCAAAAACAGTAACCCAACTGTGCCAAGCAACTCTATTGTTTTGTCTCGTTCCAGCAAACCCAAACCGTAAGGCCCAACAATTACCCCTGCCAAAATCAAGCCAATAATTCCTGGCATTCTCAACCGCTCAAATAATAGCGGCGCGACGAGCATAATTGCCAGAATAATCAGGAAGATCGCAACAGGATCGGTGATTGGTCTAAATATCTGTGCAAGCACAGGTGCAAAAACTAACGGTTGAGTTAAGCTTGCTTCCCAAAACTCCAAATGCTGTAGATAAGTGTTCACAAGGGCTACCCGCCAGAACATTGCTACAATTCTTTTGTGTTTATAAACGAGTTGCATTCCTGGTGAAACTACCGAAGGAATAATTTTGAATGTGAAAAATATAAAATCCTGCTAGGTAGGGATAATTGCAGGACTTTGAGATACATCCCCAGTAGGATTTTCACTCACATAAACCACGATGTAGCACATTCCTCATGAAAGCACTGGAAGCCTACAACCTCAAGAAGATATACCGCCAGAATCACCAAAATTTTCCAGCAGTCCAGAACGTTTCCTTAACCATTGCGCCGGGTGAATTGTTAGCATTCCTTGGCCCTAATGGTGCGGGCAAGACGACGACGATTAAAATGATCGCCGGACTAATTCAACCGGATGCTGGTTCGGTAAGAATAGCCGGAAGTGACCCTCACCGCAACCCAGCAGCGCTGCAAAAATTAGGTGCAGTGCTGGAAGGAAACCGCAACCTCTACTGGCGACTATCTCCTGAAGAAAATTTGGAATATTTCGGAGTGCTGTTCCTGACTGACTCGACGACAAGCACGCCAGTCAGGAACAGCACTTTTAGAAAGATTTGGGTTAATGCACAAACGCCATACCCCAGTGCAGCAACTTTCACGGGGAATGCAGCAGAAGTTAGCATTTGCAGTGGCATTAGTTCATCAACCCCAGCTTTTATTATTAGATGAACCAACTTTAGGACTCGATGTAGAAGCAACAGAAGATGTGAAAATTTTGGTGCGAGAAATTGCCGCGTGTGGTTGCGCTATTTTGTTGACGACTCACCAATTGGCAATAGCTGAAGAACTTTCTGAGCGCGTTGCTATTATCCAAAAAGGTGAAATTTTAGCAGAATCACCAACTGCTGAACTTATCCGTCAATTTTCCGGCACAGCTTACAAAATTGAAATGAAAGTTGCACTCGATGAATCACGAATCAAAGAATTAGAAACAATTGGTGCAAACGTTGAAGATGGACAAATAATTTACCTCAGAAAGCAAGAATTGCTCTACAAAGTCCTAGAAATTCTCAAACCTCTACCACTGCATCGCGTGGAAAATGAAGAAGCAGACCTTACAGAAATCTTTTTAAAGATAGTTAGAGAAGGAAGAAGTAGGGATGTTTGAATTGTTTCTCGCAGAGTTACGCCGCACTTGGATTCAATTTCGTCGCTACCCAGTTGAAGCGATCGCCGAAATTTTTGTCTATTCTGCTGTCTTTTATGGACTTTTCTTAAGCGCCCGCTACATTGCTGGCCCCACTTTCCAATTAGGTAACAGGCTCGACTCCATTGTTATCGGCTATGTACTTTGGAATTTGATGTTGTTCATCATAACGGACATCGCTGGTAACTTGCAATACGAGGCGCAAACTGGCACTTTAGAACAACTCTTCCTTTCTCGGTTTGGTGCTATCAAGGTATTCTTGATGCGGACATTGGCTAGTTTGATGTTGCGGATGGTTTTTATCATCAGCATTCTATGTATTATCATGGCGCTTACTGGCAGCCGTCTCAATTTTCCCCCATCATTGCTTTTACCTTTTGTCACCGTTTTGATGGCAGGATACGGGATTGCTTTTGCAATGGGTTCTTTAGCCTTATTGTTTAAGCGTGCTGAGCGATTGTTAGTTATGTTTCAGTTTTTACTTTTGTTTTCGCTGACAACTCCCACTGAAACTTGGAAAGGATCTTTACAAATTTTGGCAAATTTACTGCCGTTGACTCCCGGCGCAGGACTGCTACGCGATTTAATGGCGAGGGGTGAAAGTTTAAATTTCACAAAGTTGGTTATAGCTTTTGTGAATGGAGGAATATATTTTGCTGTGGGTTTATTGCTTTTTCGTATTGCCGAACGTGTGGCGAAGCGGCGGGGAATATTAAGTGGTTATTAATCTGGAACCCCACCCCGCTTGCAGAGAGGGGAAATTTAGTATTAGCTAAAGTGGAGTGGTGTTCACGTAATTAAAGTTGCAGCATCTTCATCTAAAAATAAAGTTGCTTGCGTTTGTTTGCGAAGAATGGAAGCAGGACAATCTGTGCTTACATCTTCTTGCAACATCTGTTGAACTATTTTAGCTTTGTGTTGGGTTGGCGCAAGGCAGAGGATTTTTTTAGCAGAACAAATCATGGGTATAGTAACAGTAAAAGCATATTTTGGTACACTTTCTAAATTAGGAAAATGACCTTGCTTTACCTGTTGCAGATGATTCACTTGATCTAATTTCACTAATTTGACGCTATAGATATCTTGGAAATTAGCTACAGATGGTTCATTAAAAGCAATGTGTCCGTTTTCTCCTATACCCAGACAACACAGGTCAATTGGTTGTGCTTGCAGTAATTTAGTATAGCGATCGCACTCTCGTAAAGGTTCTAAAGTATCACCTTCTAGATAGTGAAATTCCCTAGGCTTTACCCGCTTCTGGACACGTTCTCGCAAATATCGCTGAAAACTAGCAGCATGATCGGCAGAAATTCCCAAATACTCATCTAAATGAAAACAGGTAATCCGCGACCAATCTACACCACCTAATGCTATTAATTCATCGAGAAATTTGATTTGAGAATTACCTGTTGCTAGCAATACAGCAGCGCTACCATTCTGCTGGAGAACATTTTGTAAATACTGGTGTGCGATTTCTGCGACATCCTGCGCTAATTCGGCTTCACAGTTATAAATCTGCACATTGAGGTCATCGAGGCGAAATATTTTTTTTGCGGCTGGCATGTGATTAGAAAGCGAAGTTTGAGGCTAGGAAACGCTTAAAAGCGCTAATCATCATCGATTGTCGTCATTTAGAACTTAATTATAGTTTTTGCTCTGATGAATCGAAAAAACTATCGTTCAGTCTCAAAAACAATGTAAACTATGTAAATAAACTTAATATTATTTAACATTGGTGAATCTATGCTGGCAGCAATTCTTTTTGACCTAGATGGAACAATTGCCAACACTGACCCCGTACACTACATAGCTTGGCGGGAAATGCTTTTAGAGTACGGCATAGAAATTGACGAAAGCTTTTATCAAACTCGAATTAGTGGCAGACTAAACCCAGTCATAATACAAGAGATTTTGCCACAATTATCACCAGAAGCAGGTGCAAAATTTGCAGAAGATAAAGAGGCTCTTTTCCGTCAAAAAGCAAAAGATATGCAGCCTTTAGCTGGGTTTTGGGAATTAATCGCATGGACGCAGAAGCATCAACTTAAACGCGCTCTCGTGACAAATGCACCGAAATTAAATGTATATTTTATGCTAGAAGTTTTAGGATTAAAAGAAACTTTTGACGTAGTTGTAATTGCAGAGGATTGCATTGCTGGTAAACCCGATCCTGCACCTTACCAAGTCGTACTGAATAAATTAGGGATAACAGCAGAAAGTGCGATCGCCCTCGAAGATTCTCCCTCTGGCATACGTTCCGCCGTTGGTGCTGGTGTTCGCACTATTGGTATTGCCTCTACCCATGACCCCAAAGTACTTGAAGAAAAGGGGGCATTTATGGTCATTCCTGATTTTACAGATTTGCAGTTGTGGACACTGCTGAATTCAGAGATAGAGACTGATTTGGTAAATGCTTAACTAACAGACTTATAGTTTGGGATCTGCACTTCGCGCGATCGCGCAAGCTTTTGTAGGGGGGAATGAGGGGGGTGGACACAGATAAACACTGATAGATCGTTCGCTTAGTACAGTATTTCATTAATTCATAGCGAATTATCCTTAGAAATACTCTGCGTTCCTCTGCGCTGCCTCTGCGCCCCTCTGCGTTTAAAAACACTACGATTTTACGCAAAGCTGTACTTAGCATTTGTGTCATCTGTTGGCGTAGGCTTTTCCAAAAACAATTGGAATGTTGCTGACAGATTCCCTGCAAATGTAAAGTAAATTCACATTAGACGAACTCCTCCGCCAAAGCCACCGCCCCCCATAACGGCGCATCATCCCCCAACGCCGCCGGAACAATCTCAAAATTCACCTCCGGTAAAGCTGTCTGGCGTGCTGTTTTTTGCAGCACACTCCACCACATCTCCCCCGCTTTCGTCACACCGCCACCCAATACAAACCTTTGTGGGTTAATCAAATTTGCGACATTACCAATACCCACCCCCAGCGCCCAAGCCGATCTGTGTAAAAATGCCTTAGCCAACTCATCACCTTGTGCTGCTGCTTCACTCAGCACCGCCCCTGTAATCAGCTGCAAATTATCTCCTACTAAACCTCGAATTATTTCTCCTACTTGGCGTCTTGGTGCTTCCTTTTCCAAAACATCTCTAGCATCCTGCGCCATATAAGGCCCCGATGCCAACCTTTCCACACATCCCCGCTTGCCACACAAACATACAGGCCCGTTGGGGTTAACAACCATGTGTCCAATTTCTCCTGCCATGCCTTCCGCACCACGCCAAGGCCTGCCGTTGAGTATCCAACCACCGCCAACGCCTGTACTGACGGTAATGTAAAACAAGCTATCATGCCCTTGACCTGCACCATAACGGTATTCACCTAACGCTGCGACGTTAGCATCGTTATCAACACTCACAGGGACGCCATATTCCTCTGCCAACAACTGCTGCAAGGGTATATTTTCCCATCCAGGGACATGATGCGATCGCCTTACCGTACCTGTAGTTGCGTTGACAGGGCCGCCAAAACTAACACCAATAGCAGCGGGTTTCCCTCCTTGCAATAGAGAATGGATGAGCGATCGCATAATTTCTAAGTCCGTGCTAGCATTTCCATTTCCAGGCGAAAAGCGACGTTCGTAACCCAGCCATTTTTGGGAAGATGCTGCATTCACCACCGCCGCTGCTAGCTTAGTACCACCAAAATCAAGCGCTAAGATTAATGTCACGGTCTTTTTAGTTATTCGGTGTTGGTTGGTCGTTGTCAGTTGTTGGTTGATGGTTCAAACAACAAACAACAAACAACATACAACAAACAACAACCATTAACTACTAACCACTAAAATCAAGCACACCATTAATAAATTGTTGTAAGCGTTGATAATGCGATCCTTTCCAATAAATTTGAGCACAGTCTTGACAGCGATGAAACTCATCAGTGGACAACAGCACGTTTTCTGGCAACTGGTCGATAACGACTTGCTTTGTCACAGGTTGTAAAGTACCATTGCAACGCAGACATCGTTGAAAAGGCGATGCTAGTTTAAATAAATCGAAACGCCGCAATACTTCCACTATTTGTTGCTGCGGGTCAGTATTTCTGACGTAGTAGCCATAAGTAACTACACTCCGCATCAAAAGACCTTTGTCGCGTGTTAAAAGAATTCGTCTTTGAGTGCTAGAAATATCTGCTAATTCTGGATCGTCATAATCATTCCGGTATAACGTGTCAAAGCCTAATAATCGTAGAGATGATGCCAATTTCCCTAAGTGAATATCTAACACAAAGCGGATGATATTTAACGGTTTAGGTCGCACTAGGCTCAAAACAGGCATGTCTGTCACTATGGAAATAGGATAGACATTGATGATGTCTCCATCTTGAACAATGTAAGAAAAATTAACTGGTTTTCCGTTCACCTCAATATAATCAACTTCAGGATGGGGAACACCAAGAGCCTCAATCATATCCTTAATAGAGGCTCTTTCCCCATAAAAATGCTCAATTTTCACCTGCCTTTTATATGGTGGAAGAAAATCGTTTAATTCTGCATGAAAGTGGAAAGTTGCCTTAGCCATAGCAACAAATCATCGACTTTTTCTATGTTCACCATAGTAACTTTTATAGATAAAAACTGGGTCATTAGCGTGAAAACTAGAAGATAAGTAGGTAACAAAGCACGTTGCTGGCAATAATTCATCATCTGCTTTTGTTTGTAAAGAGTGACAACAAAAACCTCTCAGTTTACAGAAATTTATGAGGTTATTTGCAATTATTTTTGACATATTGATAATCTTTATCTTTTAGCTCACGAGCTAAAAGCGTTGATAATCTCAGCTTTCCCTACTTTTAAACGCTTGTTAACTATGATATTACTAGTTTCTAGCAAATTCAAGAAATTCGCCGATACTAGAAGTATTAGTAAAAATTTGCATTATAATTAAGTTCGGTTAGAGTAGAAGCAGATGCTCGTGTTCGATTGCTAGTATATTCATTAGGAGGTAAAAACACCTGATGGGGTGATTTAAATCAAACCAAAGATACTGGGTAAAAATACTTCTTATGGTAGTACCCTGACCAATAAGTAATTGTTAATATTGTTATTAACTTTAAAATTAAGTTGCTTGAGGTTTAACTATTGAACCTTAACGAAGATTTAGCCTAGTTTTCTTTTTTTTCAAAATTAATTGAGAATAATTTGCAATATGCTTTTTTTGGAAGATAAATTCAACTCAGATAATGGCGAAAAATTCTTAACTAACAATGCCATACATAAAACAGTATTTATA
It encodes:
- a CDS encoding Bax inhibitor-1/YccA family protein, with amino-acid sequence MSSSSNFRDAIREAKTHALVGPNVIANALPYVGGGLVLTAVGTYGGLGVIRANPGLFFPTFIGAVVLELILFFVARNVAEKGKNSVALPMLATYSLLSGYTLSGLVFVALRTEGVGIQGITLSALGCGITFIVARQIGSNLSDDDGMALTKTINLGIIALVVVCLLQFLFALFGVYTPGWLEIGISGLGVFLFVGVSVVDFYILPRTYRNDQYLPAALSMYLTYINLFIFILRLLIALNSRD
- a CDS encoding cation:proton antiporter domain-containing protein, which gives rise to MNTYLQHLEFWEASLTQPLVFAPVLAQIFRPITDPVAIFLIILAIMLVAPLLFERLRMPGIIGLILAGVIVGPYGLGLLERDKTIELLGTVGLLFLMFLGGLETSLDDLKRNANKALTFGLATFAIPMVVGTAVMLPLGYSFLASVLVASCFASHTLLALPVLSKLGIMRNQVVTATLGGTLITNVLALLVLAIVVKANQGNLTISFWLFLIPSLAIYTFATLWGVPNLGRWFFRRFGHDEGAEFLFVLAALFIVSYIANLIEIEPIVGAFLAGVAITQIIPQMSPLMNRIQFIGNTLFVPFFLISVGMLVNPLILVKDARGILVAVVMIAAEIASKFLAAWGTAKIFNWKIPSTMVMFGLSVAQAASTLAAITVAFDIKLVDEVTVNGIIGMILVSCVMSPWITERWGRKIQQEPAHTATSNSEQLENAVTVNNLANRVLVPVANPNTEDNLLNLAIILTKHGNGTLLPLHVIISDKNGFVAVAAKTQQKRLLEVAETLAHAAVTSVEPIGRIDDSIDLGILRAAQERDASLVICGWKGYSTYRENFFGSVIDNIVRRSTVPVLITRFSQPIENTQRVFLALSDRKISANALRQTLGLTKILSEALKSPVQVMQVFLEPTKPSYDLQSVFVNSEFPIQQVQGNPTRKISASLKTNDLLILVESTHHFGQPALGREPEAIARSHPKTSMMIVHFPDLF
- a CDS encoding ATP-binding cassette domain-containing protein; amino-acid sequence: MKALEAYNLKKIYRQNHQNFPAVQNVSLTIAPGELLAFLGPNGAGKTTTIKMIAGLIQPDAGSVRIAGSDPHRNPAALQKLGAVLEGNRNLYWRLSPEENLEYFGVLFLTDSTTSTPVRNSTFRKIWVNAQTPYPSAATFTGNAAEVSICSGISSSTPAFIIR
- a CDS encoding AAA family ATPase: MHKRHTPVQQLSRGMQQKLAFAVALVHQPQLLLLDEPTLGLDVEATEDVKILVREIAACGCAILLTTHQLAIAEELSERVAIIQKGEILAESPTAELIRQFSGTAYKIEMKVALDESRIKELETIGANVEDGQIIYLRKQELLYKVLEILKPLPLHRVENEEADLTEIFLKIVREGRSRDV
- a CDS encoding ABC transporter, whose translation is MFELFLAELRRTWIQFRRYPVEAIAEIFVYSAVFYGLFLSARYIAGPTFQLGNRLDSIVIGYVLWNLMLFIITDIAGNLQYEAQTGTLEQLFLSRFGAIKVFLMRTLASLMLRMVFIISILCIIMALTGSRLNFPPSLLLPFVTVLMAGYGIAFAMGSLALLFKRAERLLVMFQFLLLFSLTTPTETWKGSLQILANLLPLTPGAGLLRDLMARGESLNFTKLVIAFVNGGIYFAVGLLLFRIAERVAKRRGILSGY
- a CDS encoding glucosamine-6-phosphate deaminase gives rise to the protein MPAAKKIFRLDDLNVQIYNCEAELAQDVAEIAHQYLQNVLQQNGSAAVLLATGNSQIKFLDELIALGGVDWSRITCFHLDEYLGISADHAASFQRYLRERVQKRVKPREFHYLEGDTLEPLRECDRYTKLLQAQPIDLCCLGIGENGHIAFNEPSVANFQDIYSVKLVKLDQVNHLQQVKQGHFPNLESVPKYAFTVTIPMICSAKKILCLAPTQHKAKIVQQMLQEDVSTDCPASILRKQTQATLFLDEDAATLIT
- a CDS encoding HAD family hydrolase translates to MLAAILFDLDGTIANTDPVHYIAWREMLLEYGIEIDESFYQTRISGRLNPVIIQEILPQLSPEAGAKFAEDKEALFRQKAKDMQPLAGFWELIAWTQKHQLKRALVTNAPKLNVYFMLEVLGLKETFDVVVIAEDCIAGKPDPAPYQVVLNKLGITAESAIALEDSPSGIRSAVGAGVRTIGIASTHDPKVLEEKGAFMVIPDFTDLQLWTLLNSEIETDLVNA
- a CDS encoding ROK family protein; translated protein: MTLILALDFGGTKLAAAVVNAASSQKWLGYERRFSPGNGNASTDLEIMRSLIHSLLQGGKPAAIGVSFGGPVNATTGTVRRSHHVPGWENIPLQQLLAEEYGVPVSVDNDANVAALGEYRYGAGQGHDSLFYITVSTGVGGGWILNGRPWRGAEGMAGEIGHMVVNPNGPVCLCGKRGCVERLASGPYMAQDARDVLEKEAPRRQVGEIIRGLVGDNLQLITGAVLSEAAAQGDELAKAFLHRSAWALGVGIGNVANLINPQRFVLGGGVTKAGEMWWSVLQKTARQTALPEVNFEIVPAALGDDAPLWGAVALAEEFV
- a CDS encoding Mut7-C RNAse domain-containing protein, producing MAKATFHFHAELNDFLPPYKRQVKIEHFYGERASIKDMIEALGVPHPEVDYIEVNGKPVNFSYIVQDGDIINVYPISIVTDMPVLSLVRPKPLNIIRFVLDIHLGKLASSLRLLGFDTLYRNDYDDPELADISSTQRRILLTRDKGLLMRSVVTYGYYVRNTDPQQQIVEVLRRFDLFKLASPFQRCLRCNGTLQPVTKQVVIDQLPENVLLSTDEFHRCQDCAQIYWKGSHYQRLQQFINGVLDFSG